The Erigeron canadensis isolate Cc75 chromosome 1, C_canadensis_v1, whole genome shotgun sequence genome segment AAGAAATATTCTAGTACAAATAGGTTATTTATCAAGCTATGAAAACAAACCCGGATCAAgctagaaataaaataaataaaataaaaatggaacaGGTAACCAGAATGATCCAAAGTACATCAATCTTTGACCAGAGCTTTCACCAAATGCAAACTAgagttttttatttgatatatatacctAAACATGCCCATTTCACATTTTGAAAAGCcgactataaatatttttaggaGCCAGTTTGGTGCTAGTTCCAGACTAAACTGAACTAAAAACTATAACAATACCCAGCTCCACACATTTGCAAAAAAGTTAAAGCCATGAACTTAACCGAACATACCCACATCTGGTTCAGTTTCCTGACTGGTTTTACCCACCACTATTGCCCTACACCGAAAAGGTCAAATCTTTGATGATTCCATCATCTATGATTGAGTTGCGAATACAAACTGACCGCCATAGGTCAGGCTTTTGGTCAGCAAGCAGATCTTGAGTGGTCAACCcatgaaaattaatttaataggACCTACACCAACAAATTAAGTTTTTGGTTAGCAAACCCGATCCTGACTTCCGCTCTTTCCAGGCCTAAGGCCGAGACCAAGTCTAGATGAAGTATCAGACTTGCATAAGTTTAAATACACCCATAGATGCAATAAGGTGGACCACCACCTCCCCAACTCGTCCTCCACAATCATGCATCATTACCAACAAATTAAGTATTTGGTCAGCCCAAAAAACCCTCAAGAAGTTTTGGCAAAGATTGCACCAAACAGAAGCACGATTTCGTTAATCAAATTGTAATGAACTTGTAACGTTGAAAGTAAACACATGATTTTGAATCACCAGGCAGACTATATAGGAGATGTTATGTTGTCGATATGATAGGCTAGAAAGCTTGCATTATATTGCAGCACTGGAACTAACACATCGCATGTTATCGGACTGCTTTTATATGCAGACATGTGATCAGTTCTCGGCAAACCTATTCAACGTTCAATCACAAATCCGTTCAGTTCCAGTTCTTTGTGACTCTCCTAACTCAGCAGATTCTTCTCTGTCCAACCAATCTGAAACTAGTTTCTGTACATACGTGTGGGAGACATGCCAAAACGTCTCCATGCATAATTCTCCATTTGCCCCTTCACTACAAGGTGCTGGTGGATTACCACAGAACACATCATCTAAGTTCACTGATCTTTGGCAATCAAGAAGCGATTTCTGTACTGCATTTGGTGGTAGACCAGATGAAAGGACTCAGTGTTTCAACGGGAGACCAATACTGCTTAACTCGACCGAACACCCTGTTCCTCCAAAAGGCATATGTCTTGAGAGGCTTGGAGATAAAGGGTATATCAATATGGCTGCTCATCCAGATGGGTCAGACCAAGCTTTCTTCTCAGACCTACCTGGAAAAATATGGCTCGCAAAAATTCCTACACATGGCTCTGGAAAACCATTGGGATTAGATGAATCTAGCCCTTTTGTAGATTTAACAgatcaaatcaaatttgatacCGTATTTGGTTTGATGGGGATAGCGTTCCATCCAAAGTTTGCTGAAAATGGGCGTTTCTTTGCTTCGTTCAATTGTGACAAAGAAAAGTCGTCCACGTGTTCAGGAAGATGTGGTTGTAACTCAGACGTGGGTTGTGACCCTTCAAAAATAGGGAGTTCAGGGGGAGCAGATCACCCATGTCAGTATCATAATGTGGTGGCAGAGTACACTGTTAATGGGACATCATCAGAACCTGCAAAGGTAATGCACTGACTTATTGACTTAGCACATGTATTGTGAGCACATGCTATAACTCAAACATACTAAAGTCAGAAGAAAACAACCACAAAAGACTGGTCCTACGTAAAAATGATATGCATGTCATTATCTAAGATTGTTTATGTTTGTAGGCGACAAAAGGGAAACCTGAAGAAGTGAGAAGAATATTTACGATGGGGCTTCCATTTACAAATAATCATGGTGGCCAGATTCTTTTCGGGCCTACTGACGGGTATCTGTATATTATGCTGGGAGATGGTGGAGGTAGAAACGGTCCTTTCGGAtttgcacaaaacaaaaaatcctTGCTCGGAAAGATTATGAGGGTGGATGTTGATACAATACCTAGTAAGTATCCGGTTTTTTTATTGAAGTTTAGGCAGGCACCAGTTCCTCTGCCccatttagataacaattgaattttttttctagAAGAGGCAGATGATATGAATTTATGGGGAAATTATTCAATCCCTCGTGACAATCCCTACTCTGAAGATAAAGAATTGTTGCCTGAAATATGGGCCTTAGGACTCAGAAATCCTTGGCGTTGTAGCTTTGATTCGGAAAGACCTGCTTACTTCCTATGTGCAGATGTTGGACAGGTTTGTATAACCTCTTAGTtttcactttattcatcttgttacagtatttgtattttattgTATTCTTTTAATGCCATCTGCCTTCTCATTTTATTACTTTTCTAAAAATTACTAcaactcatcaataaaaaaactTGGACATTTCCAAGCAAAGTTTCTTGAAGTGGTTTTGCAAAGTCTCCAACTCTCCTTGCTACAACGATACATAACACTTTTTGTGGGTCAGCATAAAGTTCACATCCATTTTATTGGCAGGATCGTTATGAAGAGATTGATGTCATTACCAAGGGTGGAAACTATGGCTGGAGTGTATATGAAGGCCATCTTACTGTTAATTCTCACCAATCTTCCATAGGAAATACAACTGATTCTACAGATCTTATCTTTCCAGCAATGGGATATAACCACTACGACGTAAACAAAAAGGAAGGTTCTGCAGCAATATCAGGCGGGTATTTCTATCGTTCTACTACGGATCCATGCATGTATGGCAGGTAAGACATGAAGAGCCTATGAACGTTTTTCTAACAAgtttaacaacaaaaaataaaacatcgTAATTTCATCTAGACTCTTAGAAACTTCTCATTTATCCTtataaaaaagaattgaaaCATTCTAGTATTCAAGTTTCGATATTCTGAGAAATCATTTACTTCTTAATTATGAAAGTTAAAGGAAATGATTCTAACTATAAAACGATATTCAGTTACCTGTATGCAGATCTGTATGCCACTGCTTTATGGGCAGCTGCTGAAACTCCAACAAATAGTGGGAACTTTTCCACATTTTCAATCCCTTTCAGCTGTGCTCTTGATTCTCCATTACAGTGCAGCTCGGTACCAAACACTAACTTGGCTGCTCTAGGTTACATATACTCATTTGGAGAAGATAACAGGAAagacatatatattttgtcaaGCACTGGAGTCTACAGAGTAGTACGCCCAAGTCGCTGTAATTATACTTGTACAATGGAAAATGCAACAGAATTTGCAACTCCTCCTACTTCTTCACCTTCTTCAAGCAGTAATCACCTCACCAGCCAAAATATGGAGTTTGTGCTCACTATCTCTTTAATATTGTTCTTAGTAGGCCATATGCTGTAAGCCTGTCAGAATACAAATCAGCGTCTCAGGAGCCATGCTTTTATAAATTACATCGTTTCATTTAGCTTGGATGTGATTATGTGAataaacaaaataggttactttGAATATTATATCAAGTTCTTTAATGAGCATTTCCTCCAAAGCGTACCAAGAATAATTAATATCCTACAAAAGGTATTTAAAAACTGACGTGAATAATTAGGATTTTATTAATCCAAAATCCTTAACATAGttgattaaaaaatatacaGAAAACTTGTTATAAGATCACTTATTAATTCAAAAGTGTCTGAGTTGACCACTTGATCCAGATTCAAAAAGTTGTAACCGTTAGAAATGATTTTACTAATACTAACAGTATCAATTATCTTGACATTGCGAATTCAGTTGTTCACATTTACAGAAACAAACACTAGGCACCATAACAATATCACTCAATCATACTCCGTAAGATCATAAGTAGCCTATATATACAAGGAATATACCAGGCATGGGATTCCTTTgttagaaaatcaaaaacctTAGACTTTCAACCTGCAACACAAAGCTAAGAATCAGGAATGCCAAACCACGTTGTTCAGTCAGCAGTCTTATCTAGAATACTTTTCTCTATCACTTCATCACACAGCTCAAGCGTCGAATCCAGATTCCCTTCATGATAGTTCATATCCATAAAGAAATTGTGTAAATCTGTATCTGCAACTAAACCTTTTCTCCTCATTTCCTCAAACAGATTTTTGGCGTCCATATATTTTTTCCTCTTAATGAAACCCTTAATGAGAGCATTATAAGCATCTACTGTAAGATCATAACCCTTCTCTACCATCTCTTTATGCAAATACCATGCCTCTTTCATATTTCTTGCTTTGCAGTGGCCTCTTAGCAGTATGTTGTAGGTGTTGCCATTCGGAGAAAGACCTTCGCCTAACATCCCTTTATAGATTTCAGTTGCCTTGTGCATATCATTTCGAACACAGTACTGCTTCATAAGTGAATTGTAGGTGGTGGCATTAGGCATGATACCTTTTTCCATCATCCATTTAAGTAGCCTCTTGCCATCTTCTAGCATCCCTGACATACAGAATCCATTCATCAAAACATTGAAAGTAACGACTGTAGGCTGAAGCCCTTTATCCAACATTTTCTGCAGCAGCTCATGAGCCGTAGCCATGTCTCCAGCCTTGCAATAAGCATCCATTAAAGTTGTATATGTAAAAGTATCAGCACATATGCCTGCCATCTCCATATCTTCGACTAGCTTCATTGCTTGTACAATATTTCCAACTTTACAAATACCATTAACAAGAGtattatacgtatatatattcaattcaaGACCCTTCGCACACATTTCTTGTAGAAGTTCGTTTGCTGTATCTATCTCTCCTTCTTTGCATAAACCATCAACCAGGGCAGTATAAGTGACAACATTGGGTGTCAGACCCATCCGAATCATCTGGTTATGAAAAGAAAATGCCTCTTTAATCTGACCTCCTTTGCAATAACCATCAATTAGTACTGTATAAGTAATTTCATCTGGTTCCATATCTCTACCACGCAATTCAAGAAAGAGATTGTGTGCCCCCGATATATTTCCTGTTCTAAAGATACCAGATATAAGAGCAGTATATGTTACGAGATCAGGAAAAACGTTCTTACTATGCATCTCCTCAAGCAGTCTATATGCAGCAACGACATTTCCAGCTTTGCAGAAACCGTCAATTAGGGTTGTATACACAACCTTATCAGGGACTAATTTCTGGTATATCATCTCCCTGAGAACCTTCTCTGCGTCTGCTAATTTACCAATCTTACATAAAAGGAAAACTGCACTGTTAAGAGTAAACATGTTCGGCTTCAATCCTTTGATTCGCATTTCTTCAATAAGTGTTAGAACTACATGATACTCTCCAATCTGACAGTACCCGTTGATCATAGTGCTATAACTAACAGCATCAGGCATGTAGCCCCGCAACTCCATTTGAATGAGCAAGTTGTGAGCTTCTTTCACTTTGCCCATTTGACAAAAGAAATGAATCATTATATTATGTGCCGTGGTGTCCCATTTGACACCCTGTTTAAAGAATTCAGTAAATATGTGTGGTGTAGTCCTACAGTCATGGACGTTTAGTGATAGCTGGGAGAGAAAAAAATTGCATGAATGTAGAGAAATTACCACCCCGTAGTTTAACATCTTATAGAATAAGTTTTTGGCTCCATCAAAAATTCCAAGTTCCACGAGGACTTGAAAGAAGATATCAAAGACTTGGGGCTTAGAACCCCACTCCTTGTAAGTGTATATCAACTTTTCAGTGAAAAGAGCAAACGGGAGAGTGGCATCTACATTAGGTTTAGACCAAAAGTCATGTATCAGACGATGAGCCAATTGTGGGTTGTTTGCAGCAACAgaaatatgaataataatgcAACGAGCCTCGAGGGACGGAAGTGTCCGTAAGCAAAACCATTGAAAGAGATTGAAAACCAAGGTGTAGTCAGTCTTGAGGTCCATGAGAAGCCAAATAAAGTGTTGAGGTCTAAAGGCGGATTCGAATGGCTTGAGAATTTGTTGAATAGGTTGACTCCTGCGGCGTTGCTTAATGGAGGTGGAAATGTTATAGACAAGTTGGGAATCTTTGATGGTAGGTTTTCTAGGAGAATAATCAGGAAAGCATCGGGCGGAACCGAAGTTGCGCGTGGAAATGTGAAATATGAAAGATGAAGAATATATTGAAAGGGAGAAAGGAAACCTCTTCATAACTTAGAAGACGAAGAAGAAGCAGCAGCAAACTACATTCCCTGGTTTGAAGTTTGAGAGCCTTGTTGTCCATATAGAAGAAATCAGCAGCACATCATCTCACCTCTGGATGACACACAatacatacattattattattattatattagcaATAATTCATGCCAAATATGTAATAGTAGTAGTGTTTATCATATCATATCCACGAggatagaaagaaaaaaaaaatgaataaaaaagtaGAGTGGCATTTTATCAAACAGATGGTGGTATGAGTGGCACACTTCAACTATCATCACCATCACTCtcactgtatatatatatatattattgtaagtAACACCACGACTAAATATGAACTGTACCATTTcttatgaatgaatgaattctGAGAATTTTTCAAGGACAGCTACATAGAGATACAGATTCAGATTCGGATAGACAAAGACACGCCGTAAAAATAAGTACctttatgaatgaatgaatgaatccCTTAATTTATTACGAGTAGATTCCAATTGTAACATGGATGAACCAATGAATCCACAAAGTAGTTATTATTAGGGGGCAGGTGCGGTACCATGGCTACACCCTCGCCACTCAATCGGGTCGTGGATCGGGTAGTGAACCctaggagagagaaagagatgagGAGATGACCGTTGTATACTACTACTATACTCTGttctttcttgttctttcttgtTCGCTGGCATACAGGGAAAGGAACGCTACAACATCATAACAaaagttatcttttttttataactttcacTTTAAACCCTTCAACTTTTCTGTTATATCAAAAGTTActctaaaataaataagtttagCATAAACCTAGTATTTAAACTAGTTATTGTACTCGCGCGTTGTCGCGAAATACGCTTTTTACACGACAATGTTTTGGACTCAAATTTATGTAAAATATCCgaaaaaaatgttaaagaataataatatgtataaaacaTACACAATAAGTATATTAATGCTTTCAATGTTACATGAACGCAAAACGAAACggtgatgaaagttatatatataaaaagacgggtgaaaatgatcaaaaccaaatgtttaaaagtaaaacgtaattgtgtgaaagttgtttgatgaaaacatgagaacccaaaagttaagtgtcaagaaaatataatagaaaactttgatgtggaataaaagtttaaaaaaaatagaaactttAGAGAGTTAAATGAGAAttggtaaaaaaataatatgtgctATAGGAACGCTTTATATGttacatgaacgtaagacgtaactatgattaaatttattatatattaaaaacgttgtATACAGGATCGAAATAATtaaaaccaaatatttaaaagtaaaaccgtaactgtTAAGCCTTtaaatgatttaatgactatatgtgtttaatgtgttatatatgCAAGGCTTTAGTGCCTTAATGCTTGATGTGCTAAActgtttaagatatgttttatgtGCCTTTTGATGTGcttgaagtgtttaatgtgttgtaagtattccccataggtgttttgagctaaatatgagccataaggaagtctagggactagttttgatatggttgaaaactaaaaaacgggattagggtcttggagcaggtcattagtttctaattactcatattatccttttctctttgagcctaaccattccccattgccataatcaattcattgttcgatttcatcatcatttggttgatttgagagtgttttgatcaagtttttgcatCCCCTTTGTGATCTCCAGGTATtcaaggtataataacattgattttgtATCACTtaaatcatataatcagatccataatTGATTTAGGTCATTAGATGATCAATTGATGTCTTAAACGTTGATTCGTTGACCTAAAACGTTTAAgtatgtgatgcaaatcaagaaaggattaatcaatgatttcattgcttcattatggtcttaaaatggtgaattttgaggtgcaaaagtcgttcataaggtttggggtcgtttggggtgtgtttggttaagttttggaggttaaacaatgagttttgtgcagaatcAGGACTAGCTGCGGTGCAGCTACTAAGTTGCGGCGCAACCAGAAAACAGTGACATTTAGCTGCGACGCAAtttggtagttgcgacgcaatagcgacagaattttcaaatggctaTAACTTTTGAAcagtaactccgtttttgacaaataagttaTCCACGGAAttgtgagagagtctactttctaatggtaatacttttaaaagatgatgatgatgtcaagtttccagaaagtttaatttagtgagtgaatatcgagttccgtcgagttatgtaagccttaagtattaaacgaacctccgatgcatcaagcattgtcatgagtcatgtttatagatatttagacttgagtcatgaccataagtaagtgggtacttattagctcattatgtcatttaatgattataggtagtcgggaatatttgcaaagctcggtaacttacgttatcattttgtacgcttctacgaggtaaaatacactactttgacacgctaaAGGGTCAACAAAAGcatggttttcatatattaacttCCCAAATGATATCTTGATTACTTATGGGTATTCTGGGTTATACGGGAGGAGTTATGGAATATGTGAATGACCGTTGAGGCCTGATATGCAgtccctatgatatgaaatgaaatgatgtgatatgaaatgatatgcTATGTTTTGAGATGTATTGAAATGTGAATGTTTGTATGAGAATgtgaattttttatataaactttctgttttgcgacagtttactaaaaaattcatatcttttaatccgtaatgagttagaaatcgtgctttgaactgtagattctcaacacatagggctaaaactttgtagttctggtcgaaatctgaatcggaccagaaacaggtctaaacaggtcgtgaagctactggaatttccaACGAGCAACTATGTGATTATGCgataattgtttgttttgtatatgtttaaggcttacgcaatcaaggcgacttgatgtatgtggtcctcttctttgaagggggagccggattagacatgaataaaccatagtgacatgtttaggtagcctaccataactcgttgcatgcttaaaagttatagtttatgattttacatatttattgtgatataaagtgtgatgtaaaattgttttgagaaaatataaacttgactaagcaatatcgaaatagagattttttaataaaattggagtcttacaaccttgagatacaccggctcacccatttgaacaaactctaagagaggtataagccgaAGCACGCTAGcctttttaattgcgttcatcgcaaacctttgcccttgcgcttctttgtgcgttcaaatggagctaccgagctctcttgtgttgttaagactatacaaatgattttattaaatattatgtttagaagatatgcatgaatcttcaaaacataactttttgatcacatatcaaattgaatgacccaataaacttaagtcatttgccatccaatttgtcaaggacacatgggatcgttgttttactcactggtacacagtggtgaaatggcgattgcatggcgaaacccattcactggtatacagtggtggtcaattttgcacgttcttagttggacgacttaaagcgagttaagctgtgagaccttgacccgtggcaaaagatgggacaaaacatgactacaaaagatcacttgatgaattgagtgtcttacgtaggtcccatactttctaggaattgcacttgtaatgcaattattgatcgtcacttaccttttgagtgtaatcatttctagcagatcaactgatgaaatggttgcacgtcaattggatcctagccttaatgaaattaattgtttattctataaacattgggtaattaatttcttaaggattgattatcgaaaatactgatttttgaacttaatttgttttgtagatggcaatgaatccctccacaaacaccaatgctTTTCGGCAAAAGATTGAAAGAAAAGTTCTTTCTGGACAAAACTCAAATGATCTCATTCATAGACCGAGAATGGTTCTAAATAAATATGAAGTCCTTGATGAGGAGAGATCAGTTGTTCCTAGAATTGGTGTTGCAACTAATGAGTTGAGTGCAACCGATACCGCGTTTGGAAggcaatatttatatgaattgCATAAAGCAATTCTTAGCCTACAACACAAGCAAAGAACACTGGTTGGACCTCATAtactaaaattgaaaatgtattttGAGGAATTGGAAAAGCTGAATAATGCTTATGCTCCTCCATTTAGGATTGGAATAATTTTCAAGTCACTTTCTAAGGACTTTAAGAATTTTGTGAGCAATTATCGTTTACATGGGACGGGTAATACCGTTACTGAACTCCATGCCATGATAATTGAGTATGAAAAAAAACTTCCAAAGAAATTTCCAACACCCCAAGTTCTTGCAAACAAGGGGGGAAAAGTCCAGAAAAGAAAACGACCAATCGCCAAGGGCAATGAAATGCCTTTAACGAAAAAGGGTACaacggctaaagaccagagctgtcatcattgtaatgaagtcgggcactggaagaggaactgtcctaagtatcttgccgagttgaactcgaagaagaagaatactagcggcgctagtacttcatgtatcttcaccattgaattattttccttaactaagcgtaaatcgtgggtttatgacactggctgtggaactcacatctgtaatgaattacaggggcttaggaaaaggaggaaactgaagcccggagctttgcagatgatagtgggcaatggtctaccagcagctgttgaagcaattggagaatttcatttagttcttccttccggtttaattattgttttagacaattgtcattatgcaccttctattactagaggtgttatttcagtttctttgttgaaagacaacggattcattaatgtttttaatgatattggtatttcagtttctaaaaataatgttcattattttgatgctattgcttttaatggtatttatgaaattgatatgcgtgattgtatttcaaataattcaatgtataatgttagcaaaagagccaagacgGACTTGGACTCTACTTATCTTTGGCactgtcgtcttgcacacattggtAAAAActgcattgaaagacttcaacgtgaagggatcttaaaattgaatgatgaatcatttgataaatgcaatTCATGTGTTTCGGGCAAGATGAcacgaaaaccctttaagcattcgccagaaagggctaaagatcttcttggactcattcataccgatgtttgtagcccatttagacatgtgtcaaggaaaggagctagctacttcataacttttacggatgatttcagtcgttatggttatgtttacttgcttaaacataaacatgaagtctttgaaacattcaaagagtttaaaaatgaagttgaaaatcaactcggtaaaaccatcaagattcttcgttcggatcgaggtggtgaatacttaagccaagagttttaaggattatcttaaagcatgtggaattgtccaacaacttactcctccatatactcctcagcataatagagtatctgaaaggagaaatcgaaccttgctagacatggtaagatcaatgatgacccgtacaactctcccattttcgttttgggattatgctctagagactgctgtacgcattctcaatatggttccaaccaagaaggttgacaagacaccgtacgaattatggcatgatgatgtccctaatttgtcttacttaagagtctggggatgtaaggcacttgtgaagcgcgatacgcctgacaaacttgaacctagaactactaagtgcatctttgtcggataccctaaggaaacgatgggttacgatgatcccgccaaaaacactgttcgtgttgctcgatatgctaaattctttgaaaagaaattagttcaagagaacagtgggagggttgtagaacttgatgagactcaagaggaagatgtttcaccttctgaagatactagcaatcatcaacttggggggggggaaatgttcaaagtgatgaacctcaagtcgatgataatgaagcgattccactttgTAGGTctgaaaggacaagacgtcctaccgaaagactatgtctgatggtagaagaagacgttgttggagatctcgatgagcctccgaatttcaaagctgcattatcagatccggaatctgacaaatggcttgaaggtacgaaggtggaaatgaaatccatgaaagacaatcaagtctggagcttggttgatcttccacaaaatgctcaaactattgggtgtaagtggatcttcaagaagaagactgacatggatggaaatgtacacacctataaagctcgtctcgtggcgaaaggttatactcaacgtttcggtgttgactatgatgaaacattttctccagttgcggagattagagctattaggattctcttagccatagcagcgtactatgactttgagatatggcaaatggatgttaagactgccttcttaaatggt includes the following:
- the LOC122585409 gene encoding HIPL1 protein-like isoform X2, yielding MEAFLSFLLPLLLCLLLMNCNPSTSLPMCTNLRAPVIENESLAFCPYKGRVCCDSTKDSQLQMEFEAMNISVSEPDCASAIKSILCATCDQFSANLFNVQSQIRSVPVLCDSPNSADSSLSNQSETSFCTYVWETCQNVSMHNSPFAPSLQGAGGLPQNTSSKFTDLWQSRSDFCTAFGGRPDERTQCFNGRPILLNSTEHPVPPKGICLERLGDKGYINMAAHPDGSDQAFFSDLPGKIWLAKIPTHGSGKPLGLDESSPFVDLTDQIKFDTVFGLMGIAFHPKFAENGRFFASFNCDKEKSSTCSGRCGCNSDVGCDPSKIGSSGGADHPCQYHNVVAEYTVNGTSSEPAKATKGKPEEVRRIFTMGLPFTNNHGGQILFGPTDGYLYIMLGDGGGRNGPFGFAQNKKSLLGKIMRVDVDTIPKADDMNLWGNYSIPRDNPYSEDKELLPEIWALGLRNPWRCSFDSERPAYFLCADVGQDRYEEIDVITKGGNYGWSVYEGHLTVNSHQSSIGNTTDSTDLIFPAMGYNHYDVNKKEGSAAISGGYFYRSTTDPCMYGSYLYADLYATALWAAAETPTNSGNFSTFSIPFSCALDSPLQCSSVPNTNLAALGYIYSFGEDNRKDIYILSSTGVYRVVRPSRCNYTCTMENATEFATPPTSSPSSSSNHLTSQNMEFVLTISLILFLVGHML
- the LOC122585407 gene encoding pentatricopeptide repeat-containing protein At1g05670, mitochondrial; amino-acid sequence: MKRFPFSLSIYSSSFIFHISTRNFGSARCFPDYSPRKPTIKDSQLVYNISTSIKQRRRSQPIQQILKPFESAFRPQHFIWLLMDLKTDYTLVFNLFQWFCLRTLPSLEARCIIIHISVAANNPQLAHRLIHDFWSKPNVDATLPFALFTEKLIYTYKEWGSKPQVFDIFFQVLVELGIFDGAKNLFYKMLNYGVVISLHSCNFFLSQLSLNVHDCRTTPHIFTEFFKQGVKWDTTAHNIMIHFFCQMGKVKEAHNLLIQMELRGYMPDAVSYSTMINGYCQIGEYHVVLTLIEEMRIKGLKPNMFTLNSAVFLLCKIGKLADAEKVLREMIYQKLVPDKVVYTTLIDGFCKAGNVVAAYRLLEEMHSKNVFPDLVTYTALISGIFRTGNISGAHNLFLELRGRDMEPDEITYTVLIDGYCKGGQIKEAFSFHNQMIRMGLTPNVVTYTALVDGLCKEGEIDTANELLQEMCAKGLELNIYTYNTLVNGICKVGNIVQAMKLVEDMEMAGICADTFTYTTLMDAYCKAGDMATAHELLQKMLDKGLQPTVVTFNVLMNGFCMSGMLEDGKRLLKWMMEKGIMPNATTYNSLMKQYCVRNDMHKATEIYKGMLGEGLSPNGNTYNILLRGHCKARNMKEAWYLHKEMVEKGYDLTVDAYNALIKGFIKRKKYMDAKNLFEEMRRKGLVADTDLHNFFMDMNYHEGNLDSTLELCDEVIEKSILDKTAD
- the LOC122585409 gene encoding HIPL1 protein-like isoform X1, which translates into the protein MEAFLSFLLPLLLCLLLMNCNPSTSLPMCTNLRAPVIENESLAFCPYKGRVCCDSTKDSQLQMEFEAMNISVSEPDCASAIKSILCATCDQFSANLFNVQSQIRSVPVLCDSPNSADSSLSNQSETSFCTYVWETCQNVSMHNSPFAPSLQGAGGLPQNTSSKFTDLWQSRSDFCTAFGGRPDERTQCFNGRPILLNSTEHPVPPKGICLERLGDKGYINMAAHPDGSDQAFFSDLPGKIWLAKIPTHGSGKPLGLDESSPFVDLTDQIKFDTVFGLMGIAFHPKFAENGRFFASFNCDKEKSSTCSGRCGCNSDVGCDPSKIGSSGGADHPCQYHNVVAEYTVNGTSSEPAKATKGKPEEVRRIFTMGLPFTNNHGGQILFGPTDGYLYIMLGDGGGRNGPFGFAQNKKSLLGKIMRVDVDTIPKEADDMNLWGNYSIPRDNPYSEDKELLPEIWALGLRNPWRCSFDSERPAYFLCADVGQDRYEEIDVITKGGNYGWSVYEGHLTVNSHQSSIGNTTDSTDLIFPAMGYNHYDVNKKEGSAAISGGYFYRSTTDPCMYGSYLYADLYATALWAAAETPTNSGNFSTFSIPFSCALDSPLQCSSVPNTNLAALGYIYSFGEDNRKDIYILSSTGVYRVVRPSRCNYTCTMENATEFATPPTSSPSSSSNHLTSQNMEFVLTISLILFLVGHML